One part of the Vicia villosa cultivar HV-30 ecotype Madison, WI linkage group LG6, Vvil1.0, whole genome shotgun sequence genome encodes these proteins:
- the LOC131614222 gene encoding uncharacterized protein LOC131614222, with the protein MLKINANKSNIYFANVDKAVKSMIMNLSGFREGSLPFRYLGVPLSSKKLNIFHYLGLVDKIVCRIRHWTARFLSYAGRLQLINSVTFSMANYWLMVFPIPKAMIKKINAICRSFLWSGTDVICWKSTVAWDDICKPKKKEALVLLIWRLGTIVLCFGCSRISRSDIMDVKVTNNSTWIMRKILDQREFILQNPTVWNSLLSSNKFQMKTAYKSMINGSDWGCYGLLQNKHARPRARFILWLACRKILATKSRLMRLGFISNNDCVFLQEGRDNSACDF; encoded by the exons atgctgaAAATTAACGCTAATAAAAGTAATATCTACTTTGCTAATGTTGATAAGGCTGTTAAAAGTATGATTATGAATTTATCTGGCTTTAGAGAAGGTAGTTTACCTTTTAGATACCTTGGGGTACCTCTCTcaagtaaaaaattaaatatttttcactACTTGGGTCTGGTGGATAAGATTGTTTGTCGAATTCGTCACTGGACTGCCAGATTTCTTAGTTATGCTGGAAGGTTGCAATTGATTAACAGTGTTACTTTTTCTATGGCCAATTACTGGCTAATGGTTTTCCCCATTCCCAAAGccatgataaaaaaaatcaatgcTATATGCCGTTCTTTTCTTTGGTCTGGTACTGATGTTATATGCTGGAAAAGTACGGTAGCGTGGGATGATATTTGCAAGCCTAAAAAGAAGGAGGCCTTGGTGTTATTGATTTGGAGGCTTGGAACAATTGTGCTATGCTTTGGCTGCTCTAGAATCTCG AGGAGTGACATTATGGATGTCAAGGTTACGAATAATAGTACCTGGATCATGCGGAAAATCTTGGATCAGCGAGAGTTTATACTTCAGAACCCTACTGTATGGAATTCCTTATTAAGTAGTAACAAGTTCCAAATGAAGACTGCCTATAAGAGTATGATAAACGGTTCAGATTGGGGCTGCTATGGTCTGCTGCAGAATAAGCATGCTCGGCCTCGTGCTAGATTTATTCTTTGGCTTGCGTGTCGTAAGATATTGGCCACAAAGAGCCGGTTAATGAGATTGGGCTTTATCTCCAACAATGACTGTGTGTTTTTGCAGGAAGGAAGAGACAATTCAGCATGTGATTTTTGA